A window of Streptomyces marispadix contains these coding sequences:
- a CDS encoding acetyl/propionyl/methylcrotonyl-CoA carboxylase subunit alpha codes for MFDTVLVANRGEIAVRVIRTLRQLGITSVAVYSDADADARHVREADKAVRIGPAQAAQSYLSAERLLEAAALSGAQAVHPGYGFLAENAAFAQACSDAGLVFVGPPASAIELMGDKIRAKKTVRAAGVPVVPGSSGSGLDDAQLAAAAREIGMPVLLKPSAGGGGKGMRLVRDEAALADEIAAARREALGSFGDDTLLVERWIDSPRHIEIQVLADGHGSVVHLGERECSLQRRHQKIIEEAPSPLLDEATRAAMGEAAVEAARSCGYRGAGTVEFIVPGGEPSGPGEDGAARPYYFMEMNTRLQVEHPVTEMITGVDLVEWQLRVAAGESLPFDQSGVSLSGHAIEARICAETALLPQGASRAGGSPDAEGGRVDFLPSAGTVVLLREPESRDVRTDSGLLPGTEVGTSYDPMLAKVIAHGPDRPTALRRLRAALAETVVLGVETNTGFLRRLLAHPEVAAGELDTGLVERAAASLVPRRIPEEVYAAAALLRQRALAPETPAQGGSGGWTDPFSVPSGWRLGGEPAWTVHHLRAPGHDPVAVRVRDQGSHAQVRIGDGEPRTARLSHEARPGDGGAAHQLLVEWGGMTVRLAHAVSGAGHWLGRDGDGWHIQDHDPVAAALRGAAGAHGGDALTAPMPGTVTVVKATTGEKVTAGQSLLVVEAMKMEHVITAPYDGTVTELDVTAGSTVAMDQVLAVVEPHPEADGGAQGQQGQRAETEAEA; via the coding sequence ATGTTCGACACCGTGCTTGTGGCCAACCGCGGCGAGATCGCGGTGCGGGTGATCCGCACCCTGCGTCAGCTCGGCATCACCTCGGTCGCGGTCTACAGCGACGCGGACGCCGACGCCCGCCATGTGCGGGAGGCCGACAAGGCGGTACGCATCGGGCCCGCGCAGGCGGCGCAGAGCTATCTGTCGGCAGAGCGGCTGCTGGAGGCGGCAGCCCTCAGCGGCGCACAGGCGGTGCACCCGGGGTACGGCTTCCTGGCGGAGAACGCCGCCTTCGCACAGGCCTGTTCGGACGCGGGGCTGGTCTTCGTCGGCCCTCCCGCCTCCGCGATCGAGCTGATGGGCGACAAGATCCGCGCCAAGAAGACGGTGCGGGCGGCGGGCGTGCCGGTGGTGCCCGGATCGTCCGGCTCGGGCCTCGACGACGCTCAACTGGCCGCCGCCGCACGGGAGATCGGCATGCCGGTGCTGCTGAAGCCGTCCGCCGGGGGCGGCGGCAAGGGCATGCGGCTGGTGCGGGACGAGGCGGCGCTCGCCGACGAGATCGCCGCCGCGAGGCGCGAGGCTCTCGGCTCGTTCGGCGACGACACGCTGTTGGTCGAGCGCTGGATCGACTCCCCCCGCCATATCGAGATCCAGGTGCTCGCCGACGGCCATGGAAGCGTCGTGCACCTGGGCGAGCGCGAGTGTTCGTTGCAGCGCCGCCATCAGAAGATCATCGAGGAGGCGCCGAGCCCGCTGCTGGACGAGGCGACCCGTGCCGCGATGGGCGAGGCAGCCGTGGAGGCCGCGCGCTCCTGCGGATACCGCGGTGCGGGCACGGTCGAGTTCATCGTCCCCGGCGGGGAGCCCTCCGGACCGGGCGAAGACGGCGCCGCCCGTCCGTACTACTTCATGGAGATGAACACCCGTCTCCAGGTCGAGCATCCGGTGACGGAGATGATCACGGGCGTCGACCTGGTCGAGTGGCAACTGCGGGTCGCCGCGGGCGAGTCGCTGCCCTTCGACCAGTCCGGCGTCTCCCTGAGCGGACACGCGATCGAGGCGCGCATCTGCGCCGAGACGGCGCTGCTCCCCCAGGGCGCCTCACGTGCGGGCGGCTCACCGGATGCCGAGGGCGGCAGGGTCGACTTCCTGCCGTCGGCGGGCACCGTGGTGCTGCTGCGGGAGCCCGAGAGCCGTGATGTACGTACGGACTCGGGGCTGCTGCCCGGCACAGAGGTCGGCACCTCATACGACCCGATGCTCGCGAAGGTCATCGCCCACGGCCCCGACCGGCCCACCGCACTGCGCAGGCTCCGCGCCGCACTGGCGGAGACGGTGGTCCTGGGCGTGGAGACCAACACGGGTTTCCTGCGGCGGTTGTTGGCCCACCCGGAGGTGGCCGCGGGCGAACTCGACACCGGGCTGGTGGAGCGTGCGGCGGCATCGCTGGTGCCACGCCGGATTCCCGAAGAGGTCTATGCGGCGGCGGCACTGCTGCGCCAGCGGGCACTGGCGCCTGAGACCCCGGCCCAGGGAGGCTCCGGAGGCTGGACCGACCCCTTCTCGGTGCCGTCGGGCTGGCGCCTGGGCGGCGAACCGGCCTGGACGGTGCACCACTTGCGTGCACCGGGCCACGATCCGGTCGCCGTACGAGTAAGGGATCAGGGGTCCCACGCACAGGTGCGCATCGGCGACGGCGAACCCCGCACGGCGCGGCTTTCGCACGAGGCGCGGCCCGGCGACGGCGGCGCCGCTCATCAACTGCTCGTCGAATGGGGCGGGATGACCGTGCGTCTGGCACACGCCGTCTCCGGCGCGGGCCACTGGCTGGGCCGCGACGGCGACGGCTGGCACATACAGGACCACGATCCGGTGGCCGCGGCGCTGCGGGGCGCCGCCGGAGCACACGGCGGCGACGCCCTGACGGCACCCATGCCGGGCACGGTCACCGTGGTGAAGGCCACCACCGGGGAGAAGGTCACCGCGGGCCAGAGCCTGCTCGTCGTGGAGGCGATGAAGATGGAGCACGTCATCACCGCCCCCTACGACGGCACTGTCACGGAGCTGGACGTCACCGCGGGAAGCACGGTCGCGATGGACCAGGTGCTCGCCGTCGTCGAGCCGCACCCCGAGGCGGACGGCGGCGCCCAGGGCCAGCAGGGCCAGCGGGCGGAGACGGAGGCGGAGGCATGA
- a CDS encoding hydroxymethylglutaryl-CoA lyase: MIEGLPMRFTDEGLPPRVRIHEVGPRDGLQNEQSTVPAEVKSEFIHRLHRAGLETVEATSFVHPKWVPQLADAEELMPLLADLPGDLRLPVLVPNSRGLDRAVAHGCRHIAVFASATESFARANLNRSLDESLAMFEPVVTRAKAEEQWVRGYVSMCFGDPWEGAVPTAQVVRVCRALLDMGCDELSLGDTIGVATPGHVAALLRELADAEVPVARTAVHFHDTYGQALSNTLTALRHGVTTVDASAGGLGGCPYAKSATGNLATEDLVWMLQGLGIETGVDLARLTATSGWMADRLGRPSPSRTVRALTGADSGAGSRPNSHKEQ, from the coding sequence ATGATCGAGGGCCTGCCCATGCGGTTCACCGACGAGGGCCTTCCGCCCCGGGTGCGTATCCACGAGGTCGGCCCGCGCGACGGCCTCCAGAACGAACAGTCCACGGTGCCGGCAGAGGTGAAGTCCGAGTTCATCCACCGGCTGCACCGGGCGGGGCTGGAGACCGTCGAGGCGACGAGCTTCGTGCATCCCAAGTGGGTGCCCCAACTCGCGGACGCGGAGGAGCTGATGCCGCTCCTCGCCGATCTGCCCGGCGATCTGAGGCTCCCGGTCCTGGTGCCCAACTCACGCGGCCTGGATCGCGCGGTAGCACACGGCTGCCGCCACATCGCCGTATTCGCCAGCGCCACCGAGTCCTTCGCGAGGGCCAATCTCAATCGTTCGCTGGACGAGTCCCTGGCCATGTTCGAGCCCGTGGTCACCCGCGCCAAGGCCGAGGAGCAGTGGGTGCGCGGCTATGTGTCGATGTGCTTCGGCGACCCATGGGAGGGCGCGGTGCCCACGGCCCAGGTCGTACGGGTCTGCCGCGCGCTGCTGGACATGGGCTGTGACGAGCTGAGCCTCGGCGACACCATCGGCGTGGCCACACCCGGCCATGTCGCGGCACTGCTGCGCGAGTTGGCGGACGCGGAGGTCCCGGTGGCCCGCACCGCGGTCCACTTCCACGACACCTATGGCCAGGCGCTCTCCAACACCCTCACCGCGCTACGGCACGGCGTGACCACGGTCGACGCCTCCGCGGGCGGCCTCGGCGGCTGCCCGTACGCGAAGAGCGCCACCGGAAATCTCGCCACCGAGGACCTCGTCTGGATGCTTCAGGGCCTGGGCATCGAGACCGGGGTCGACCTCGCCCGCCTCACGGCCACAAGCGGCTGGATGGCGGACCGGCTGGGACGCCCCAGCCCCTCGCGCACCGTGCGCGCGCTCACCGGCGCGGACAGCGGTGCCGGCTCCCGTCCCAACTCCCACAAGGAGCAGTGA
- a CDS encoding acyl-CoA dehydrogenase family protein: MSLDHRLSAEHEELRRTVEEFAQKVVAPKIGEYYERHEFPYEIVRQMGEMGLFGLPFPEEYGGMGGDYLALCLALEELARVDSSVAITLEAGVSLGAMPVFRYGTEEQKREWLPRLCSGEMLGAFGLTEPECGSDAGGTRTTAERDEKTGEWVINGSKCFITNSGTDITGLVTVTAVTGRKDDGSPRISTIIVPSGTPGFTVAAPYSKVGWNASDTRELSFSDVRVPAANLLGEEGRGYAQFLRTLDEGRIAISALATGLAQGCVDESISYANTRLAFGKPIGANQAIQFKLADMEMRAHTARVAWRDAASRLLLGEPFKKQAALAKLYSSEIAVTNAREATQIHGGYGFMNEYPVARMWRDSKILEIGEGTSEVQRMLVARELGVG; the protein is encoded by the coding sequence ATGTCTCTCGACCACCGCCTCTCCGCCGAGCACGAGGAACTCCGCCGCACTGTCGAGGAGTTCGCACAGAAGGTCGTCGCCCCGAAGATCGGCGAGTACTACGAGCGGCACGAGTTCCCTTACGAAATCGTGCGCCAGATGGGGGAGATGGGCCTGTTCGGGCTGCCCTTCCCCGAGGAGTACGGCGGCATGGGCGGCGACTATCTGGCGCTCTGCCTCGCCCTGGAGGAGCTTGCCCGCGTCGACTCCTCGGTGGCCATCACCCTGGAGGCCGGAGTCTCCCTCGGCGCCATGCCCGTCTTCCGCTACGGCACCGAGGAGCAGAAGCGCGAGTGGCTTCCCCGGCTGTGCTCCGGGGAGATGCTGGGCGCGTTCGGCCTGACCGAGCCGGAGTGCGGCTCCGACGCGGGCGGCACCCGCACCACCGCGGAACGGGACGAGAAGACCGGCGAGTGGGTGATCAACGGCTCGAAGTGCTTCATCACCAACTCCGGTACGGACATCACCGGTTTGGTCACCGTCACAGCCGTCACGGGGCGCAAGGACGACGGTTCACCGCGGATCTCCACGATCATCGTGCCCTCCGGCACCCCCGGCTTCACCGTCGCCGCCCCGTACTCGAAGGTCGGCTGGAACGCCTCGGACACCCGTGAGCTGTCCTTCTCCGACGTAAGGGTGCCCGCGGCGAACCTCCTCGGCGAAGAGGGCCGCGGCTACGCCCAGTTCCTGCGCACCCTCGACGAGGGAAGAATCGCGATCTCGGCGCTGGCCACGGGCCTGGCACAAGGCTGCGTCGACGAATCCATCTCCTACGCCAACACCCGGCTCGCGTTCGGGAAGCCGATCGGCGCCAACCAGGCGATCCAGTTCAAGCTGGCCGACATGGAGATGCGTGCGCACACGGCACGCGTCGCCTGGCGCGACGCGGCCTCCCGGCTGCTCCTGGGCGAACCGTTCAAGAAGCAGGCGGCGCTGGCGAAGCTCTACTCCTCGGAGATCGCCGTCACCAACGCCCGTGAGGCCACCCAGATCCACGGCGGCTACGGCTTCATGAACGAATACCCGGTGGCCCGGATGTGGCGCGACTCCAAGATCCTCGAGATCGGCGAGGGTACGAGCGAGGTTCAGCGGATGCTGGTGGCCAGGGAGCTGGGCGTCGGATAA
- a CDS encoding DUF4429 domain-containing protein — protein MAEIIQRSGTWTFDGEAVRIVPATGKQVHPLRKGLGEVTVPLTAIAGVAYEAGRKGGRLRLRLREGADPLTQIAAGRLPDASDPYQLAVEQDREGVAEYFTEELRRALLLEEVPDTPCDRYLLPGPAVPLTAAGTDGTVSFDGERVQLRWNWMAAEIKSQAGARDYALAELDGVEWTPAAGWENGSLRFLPKGRHPVVKPEHDPNCLLLWGVRQARETGGSVLLAAAVTARLPHPAGARPEAGAAPGADPAADSDSAAHAALGPSLTKGGGEGPAGPAGTTPGTAGSAPPAEAPADHDELLRRLRELGELHREGVLTDEEFATAKKAVIDRF, from the coding sequence ATGGCCGAGATCATCCAGCGCAGCGGGACTTGGACGTTCGACGGTGAGGCCGTGCGTATCGTCCCCGCCACCGGCAAGCAGGTGCACCCGCTGCGTAAAGGGCTCGGCGAGGTGACGGTCCCGCTCACGGCGATCGCGGGCGTCGCCTATGAGGCGGGCCGCAAGGGCGGCCGCCTCAGGCTGCGGCTTCGTGAAGGCGCCGACCCGCTCACACAGATCGCGGCAGGGCGGCTGCCCGACGCGTCGGATCCGTACCAACTCGCGGTGGAACAGGACCGGGAGGGCGTGGCGGAGTACTTCACGGAGGAACTCCGCCGTGCGCTGCTGCTGGAAGAAGTCCCGGACACTCCCTGCGACCGCTATCTGCTGCCGGGCCCGGCCGTTCCGCTGACCGCGGCGGGGACGGACGGCACGGTCTCCTTCGACGGCGAACGCGTCCAGCTCAGATGGAACTGGATGGCGGCGGAGATCAAGTCCCAGGCGGGCGCCCGTGATTACGCCCTGGCCGAGCTGGACGGAGTGGAGTGGACACCGGCGGCGGGCTGGGAGAACGGCTCGCTGCGATTCCTTCCCAAGGGGAGGCATCCCGTCGTGAAGCCGGAGCACGACCCCAACTGTCTTCTGCTGTGGGGCGTACGGCAGGCGCGGGAGACGGGCGGCTCGGTGCTGCTGGCCGCCGCGGTGACGGCCCGGCTGCCTCATCCGGCCGGCGCACGGCCGGAAGCGGGCGCCGCCCCGGGCGCGGACCCGGCTGCGGACTCAGACTCCGCCGCGCACGCAGCCCTTGGCCCCTCCCTCACCAAGGGCGGAGGCGAAGGGCCCGCCGGTCCCGCCGGAACAACTCCGGGGACGGCGGGCTCCGCGCCTCCCGCGGAAGCCCCCGCCGATCATGACGAACTGCTGCGCCGCCTGCGCGAACTCGGCGAGCTGCATCGCGAAGGGGTCCTCACCGACGAGGAGTTCGCCACTGCCAAGAAGGCGGTCATCGACCGCTTCTGA
- a CDS encoding beta-N-acetylhexosaminidase: MSHARSPRKGPLVRRIRPLLLCAALLATVLPGSLTTPAAAATGAEEKAGEPAPLDSVIPAPRSVRKGGEPFTIDERTVIRVAGSPEGASGGTSGDARRVAGRLAALLRPSTGFPLPVTTRPGSDGIVLRLEGGKSGGQGDSGKPGESERAAGTGELSESADEGESPVGAEGYRLNVSPRAAVISAPTGTGLFHGMQTLRQLLPPRVESDTEQPGPWQVAGGTITDRPRYAYRGAMLDVSRHFFSVGEVKRYIDQLAMYKVNKLHLHLSDDQGWRIAIDSWPRLASYGGGTEVGGGPGGHYTKADYREIVRYAAEHELTVVPEIDMPGHTNAALASYAKLNCDGVAPPRYTGTDVGFSSLCVPLDVTYDFVDDVVRELAAMTPGPYLHIGGDEAHSTSHEDYVAFMERAQKTVAEYGKTVIGWHQLTGAKPAEGAVAQYWGTSGAEDEPEVVEAAKNGTRLILSPANRAYLDMQYNEDTPLGLHWAGYVEAEQSYDWDPGSYIKGAPDGSVLGVEAPLWSETLEKSEHIEFMAFPRLPGIAELGWSPASKLGWDGYRERLAQQGPRWERLGMSYWRSPQVPWPDGAK; encoded by the coding sequence ATGTCCCATGCACGAAGTCCACGGAAGGGACCGCTCGTGAGACGAATCCGGCCGCTGCTGCTGTGCGCCGCCCTCCTCGCCACCGTTCTCCCAGGTTCTCTCACGACTCCGGCCGCGGCTGCGACGGGGGCGGAGGAAAAGGCGGGGGAGCCCGCCCCGCTGGACAGTGTGATTCCCGCGCCCCGGTCCGTACGCAAGGGCGGCGAGCCGTTCACCATCGACGAGCGGACCGTGATCCGCGTGGCCGGTTCGCCGGAGGGAGCGTCAGGAGGGACGTCCGGGGACGCGCGCCGCGTCGCCGGCCGACTGGCGGCGCTGCTGCGCCCGTCCACCGGATTCCCGCTGCCGGTCACCACCCGTCCGGGGTCCGACGGCATCGTGCTGCGGCTGGAGGGCGGCAAGTCCGGCGGGCAGGGAGACTCGGGCAAGCCGGGTGAGTCTGAAAGGGCCGCCGGCACAGGCGAGTTGAGCGAGTCCGCCGATGAGGGCGAGTCGCCGGTCGGTGCCGAGGGCTATCGGCTGAACGTCTCCCCGCGGGCCGCCGTGATCAGCGCCCCCACCGGCACGGGCCTCTTCCACGGCATGCAGACCCTCCGTCAACTCCTGCCGCCCCGGGTCGAGTCGGACACGGAGCAGCCCGGGCCGTGGCAGGTGGCGGGCGGCACGATCACCGACCGGCCGCGCTACGCCTACCGCGGCGCGATGCTCGACGTCTCACGGCACTTCTTCAGTGTCGGCGAGGTCAAGCGCTACATCGACCAGCTCGCCATGTACAAGGTCAACAAGCTGCATCTGCATCTCTCCGACGACCAGGGCTGGCGCATCGCCATCGACTCCTGGCCGAGGCTCGCGTCGTACGGCGGTGGCACCGAGGTCGGCGGCGGCCCGGGCGGGCACTACACCAAGGCCGACTACCGGGAGATTGTGCGCTACGCCGCCGAGCACGAGCTGACCGTCGTGCCGGAGATCGACATGCCGGGGCACACCAACGCCGCGCTCGCCTCCTACGCGAAGCTCAACTGCGACGGCGTCGCCCCTCCCCGCTACACCGGCACCGACGTCGGGTTCAGCTCGCTGTGCGTACCGCTCGACGTGACATACGACTTCGTCGACGACGTGGTGCGTGAACTGGCCGCGATGACCCCCGGCCCTTATCTGCACATCGGCGGCGACGAGGCGCACTCCACCAGCCACGAGGACTACGTCGCCTTCATGGAACGCGCGCAGAAGACCGTCGCCGAGTACGGGAAGACAGTGATCGGCTGGCATCAGCTCACAGGAGCGAAGCCCGCCGAGGGCGCGGTGGCGCAGTACTGGGGAACGAGCGGAGCCGAGGACGAGCCCGAGGTCGTGGAGGCCGCGAAGAACGGGACGCGGCTGATCCTCTCCCCGGCGAACCGCGCCTATCTCGACATGCAGTACAACGAGGACACCCCGCTGGGGCTGCACTGGGCCGGATATGTCGAGGCCGAGCAGTCCTACGACTGGGACCCCGGCAGCTATATCAAGGGCGCACCCGACGGGTCCGTGCTCGGGGTCGAGGCGCCGCTGTGGTCGGAGACGCTGGAGAAGAGCGAGCACATCGAGTTCATGGCGTTCCCACGTCTGCCGGGCATCGCGGAGCTGGGCTGGTCGCCCGCGTCGAAACTGGGCTGGGACGGCTATCGGGAGCGGCTGGCCCAACAGGGGCCGCGCTGGGAGCGGTTGGGCATGTCGTACTGGCGGTCGCCGCAGGTGCCGTGGCCTGACGGGGCGAAGTGA
- the glmS gene encoding glutamine--fructose-6-phosphate transaminase (isomerizing): protein MCGIVGYIGQREVAPLLLEGLQRLEYRGYDSAGIAIHSSGTGKNAGLKTAKTKGRVRDLEERVPARFAGTTGIAHTRWATHGAPNDVNAHPHLDRDEKVAVVHNGIIDNASELRAKLTADGVAFVSETDTEVLSHLIARAQAERLEAKVQEALRMVEGTYGIAVLHADFPDRIVVARNGSPVVLGIGEHEMFVASDVAALVSHTRQVVTLDDGEMATIKADDYRTYTTEGSRTSTSPETVEWAAESYDMGGHDTYMHKEIAEQADAVDRVLRGRIDERFATVHLGGLNLDAREARSMRRVKILGCGSAYHAGMIGAQMIEELARVPADAEPASEFRYRNAVVDPDTLYIAVSQSGETYDTLAAVQELKRKGARVLGVVNVVGSAIARETDGGVYVHAGPEVCVVSTKCFTNTAVAFALLALHLGRIRDLSVADGKRIIEGLRRLPEQIDEIMRAEDDIKKLAEDYARAKSMMFVGRVRGYPVAREASLKLKEVSYIHAEAYPASELKHGPLALIEPAVPTVAILPDDELLDKNRATLEEIKARSGKILAVAHQEQEKADHTILVPRNEVELDPVLMGIPLQLLAYHTALALGRDIDKPRNLAKSVTVE from the coding sequence ATGTGCGGAATCGTGGGATATATCGGCCAGCGCGAGGTTGCCCCGCTACTGCTGGAGGGTCTTCAGCGGCTGGAGTACCGGGGATACGACTCCGCCGGCATCGCCATCCACAGCAGCGGTACGGGCAAGAACGCGGGCCTGAAGACGGCCAAGACCAAGGGACGCGTCCGCGATCTGGAGGAGCGGGTCCCCGCGCGCTTCGCCGGGACCACCGGCATCGCCCACACCCGCTGGGCCACACACGGCGCCCCCAACGACGTCAACGCCCACCCGCACCTGGACCGCGACGAGAAAGTCGCCGTCGTACACAACGGCATCATCGACAACGCCTCGGAGCTGCGCGCCAAACTCACCGCCGACGGCGTCGCGTTCGTCTCCGAGACCGACACCGAGGTCCTCAGCCACCTCATCGCCCGCGCTCAGGCCGAGCGCCTGGAGGCGAAGGTGCAGGAGGCGCTGCGCATGGTCGAGGGCACCTACGGGATCGCGGTGCTGCACGCCGACTTCCCCGACCGCATCGTCGTCGCCCGCAACGGCTCTCCCGTGGTGCTCGGCATCGGCGAGCACGAGATGTTCGTCGCCTCCGACGTCGCCGCGCTCGTCTCCCACACCCGCCAGGTCGTCACCCTCGACGACGGCGAGATGGCCACCATCAAGGCCGACGACTACCGCACGTACACCACCGAGGGCTCGCGCACCTCGACCTCGCCCGAGACCGTCGAATGGGCCGCCGAGTCCTACGACATGGGCGGCCACGACACCTACATGCACAAGGAGATCGCCGAACAGGCCGACGCGGTCGACCGGGTGCTGCGAGGACGCATCGACGAGCGGTTCGCGACCGTCCACCTCGGCGGCCTCAACCTCGACGCACGCGAGGCACGCAGCATGCGCCGGGTGAAGATCCTCGGCTGCGGCTCGGCGTACCACGCGGGCATGATCGGCGCGCAGATGATCGAGGAGCTGGCGCGGGTGCCCGCGGACGCGGAGCCCGCCAGCGAGTTCCGCTACCGCAACGCCGTCGTCGACCCGGACACCCTCTACATCGCGGTCAGCCAGTCCGGCGAGACCTACGACACCCTCGCCGCCGTACAGGAGCTGAAGCGCAAGGGCGCCCGCGTGCTGGGCGTGGTGAACGTCGTCGGCTCCGCGATCGCACGTGAGACGGACGGCGGTGTGTACGTGCACGCCGGGCCGGAGGTCTGCGTCGTCTCGACCAAGTGCTTCACCAACACGGCAGTGGCGTTCGCGCTGCTCGCGCTGCATCTCGGCCGCATCCGCGACCTGTCGGTGGCCGACGGGAAGCGGATCATCGAGGGTCTGCGGCGGCTGCCGGAGCAGATCGACGAGATCATGCGCGCGGAGGACGACATCAAGAAGCTCGCGGAGGACTACGCGCGGGCGAAGAGCATGATGTTCGTCGGGCGTGTGCGTGGCTATCCGGTGGCGCGCGAGGCGTCGTTGAAGCTCAAGGAGGTCTCGTACATCCACGCCGAGGCCTATCCCGCCTCGGAGCTGAAGCACGGTCCGCTGGCGCTGATCGAGCCCGCCGTGCCGACCGTGGCGATCCTCCCGGACGACGAACTCCTCGACAAGAACCGGGCGACGCTGGAGGAGATCAAGGCCCGCAGCGGCAAAATCCTCGCGGTGGCGCACCAGGAGCAGGAGAAGGCGGACCACACGATCCTCGTGCCGCGCAACGAGGTCGAGCTGGACCCGGTGCTGATGGGGATTCCGCTGCAACTGCTCGCCTACCACACGGCGTTGGCGCTGGGCCGCGACATCGACAAGCCCCGGAATCTGGCGAAGTCCGTGACGGTCGAGTAG
- a CDS encoding universal stress protein yields the protein MAGHEIPEPADRKQVADPSATDEAAEEARHSCDPAFQHGVVVGFDGSMSSERALAYAIGMAYRSGSGLIIVHVANRLPTTVWAGCEPPVFVDVPDHRTEVLGLELACAEHLAEVPWILVERGGDICHELEEVGHEYEADAIVVGSTHGLAGRIFGSVAGRLARRAERPVVVIP from the coding sequence ATGGCCGGACACGAGATCCCCGAACCAGCGGACCGCAAGCAGGTCGCCGATCCGAGTGCGACCGATGAAGCGGCGGAAGAGGCACGCCACAGTTGCGATCCGGCTTTCCAGCACGGTGTCGTCGTGGGCTTCGACGGCTCGATGTCGAGCGAGCGTGCCCTCGCCTATGCGATCGGCATGGCCTACAGGTCGGGCTCGGGCCTGATCATCGTCCATGTGGCCAACAGGCTTCCGACGACGGTCTGGGCGGGCTGCGAGCCTCCCGTCTTCGTGGACGTTCCCGATCACCGCACCGAGGTGCTGGGTCTCGAACTCGCCTGTGCCGAGCACCTCGCGGAGGTCCCGTGGATCCTCGTCGAGCGCGGTGGCGACATCTGCCACGAACTCGAGGAAGTGGGGCACGAATACGAGGCCGACGCCATCGTCGTCGGCTCGACTCACGGGCTGGCGGGACGCATCTTCGGCTCGGTGGCGGGGCGGCTGGCGCGGCGCGCTGAGCGTCCAGTCGTGGTGATCCCGTAA
- a CDS encoding helix-turn-helix domain-containing protein, with protein sequence MSVPKSHQDSTNGPATTRKLAARRRREIVAVLLFSGGPIFESSIPLSVFGIDRQDAGVPRYRLLVCAGEDGPLRTTGGLQLSAPYGLDALSRAGTVVVPAWRSITQPPPAAALDALRRAHEEGARLVGLCTGAFVLAAAGLLDGRPATTHWMYAPTLAKRYPSVHVDPRELFVDDGDILTSAGTAAGIDLCLHVVRNDHGTEAAGALARRLVVPPRRGSGAESGGHPRHLDRSLPEEMGADPLAEVVAWALEHLHEQFDVETLAARAYMSRRTFDRRFRSLTGSAPLQWLITQRVLQAQRLLETSDYSVDEVAGRCGFRSPVALRGHFRRQLGSSPAAYRAAYRVRRPDGGSGDDESGPGGSGGSDGGGRTGTPGVHGGQGDPGVHGGAPTPGSGVPGGGHGDGAGGDHGMLHAAGPYAPRDLRDAARAHRDSRHDGVEPGKPESDAWAPRVPGQRGRG encoded by the coding sequence GTGAGCGTTCCAAAGAGCCATCAGGACTCGACGAACGGCCCGGCGACGACCCGCAAGCTGGCCGCACGGCGGCGCCGAGAGATCGTGGCGGTGCTGCTCTTCAGCGGCGGACCCATTTTCGAGAGCTCCATACCGCTCTCCGTCTTCGGCATCGACCGCCAGGACGCAGGGGTCCCCCGCTATCGGCTTCTGGTGTGTGCGGGGGAGGACGGGCCGCTGCGTACGACCGGCGGGCTCCAACTGAGCGCTCCCTACGGGCTCGACGCCCTTTCGCGTGCGGGGACCGTCGTAGTCCCGGCATGGAGATCCATCACCCAGCCACCGCCGGCAGCCGCGCTGGACGCACTGCGCAGGGCGCACGAGGAGGGGGCGCGCCTGGTGGGGCTCTGCACGGGGGCCTTCGTGCTCGCCGCGGCCGGGCTGCTGGACGGGCGGCCCGCGACGACCCACTGGATGTACGCGCCGACGCTCGCCAAGCGCTACCCGTCCGTCCACGTCGACCCCCGCGAACTCTTCGTGGACGACGGCGACATCCTCACCTCCGCCGGCACGGCCGCGGGCATCGATCTTTGCCTGCACGTCGTACGCAACGACCACGGGACCGAAGCGGCAGGCGCTCTCGCCCGCCGCCTGGTGGTACCGCCCCGGCGCGGCAGCGGGGCGGAGAGCGGAGGTCACCCCCGTCATCTGGACCGCTCTTTACCCGAGGAGATGGGCGCGGACCCGCTCGCCGAGGTCGTCGCGTGGGCGCTGGAGCATCTGCACGAGCAGTTCGACGTGGAGACCCTGGCGGCGCGTGCCTATATGTCGCGCAGAACCTTCGACCGGCGCTTCCGCTCCCTTACGGGCAGCGCTCCGCTCCAGTGGCTGATCACGCAGCGGGTGCTCCAGGCGCAGCGGCTGCTGGAGACGTCCGACTACTCGGTCGACGAGGTCGCGGGCCGCTGCGGCTTCCGTTCGCCGGTGGCGCTGCGCGGGCACTTCCGGCGTCAGCTCGGCTCGTCGCCGGCCGCGTACCGGGCGGCGTACCGGGTGCGGCGGCCCGACGGCGGCAGCGGCGACGACGAGTCGGGACCGGGCGGCTCCGGCGGCAGTGACGGCGGCGGCCGTACCGGCACACCGGGCGTCCACGGCGGACAGGGCGACCCGGGGGTTCACGGCGGCGCCCCCACGCCGGGTTCAGGGGTACCGGGCGGCGGCCACGGCGACGGCGCCGGCGGCGACCACGGCATGCTGCACGCGGCGGGCCCTTACGCACCGCGCGATCTGCGTGACGCCGCGAGAGCCCACCGCGACTCGCGCCACGACGGCGTGGAGCCCGGCAAGCCGGAGTCGGACGCCTGGGCTCCGAGAGTGCCCGGCCAGCGGGGCCGCGGCTGA